One Epinephelus lanceolatus isolate andai-2023 chromosome 10, ASM4190304v1, whole genome shotgun sequence genomic region harbors:
- the LOC117266076 gene encoding uncharacterized protein LOC117266076, with protein sequence MACADVDMSIHGDDDQPRKAAHREPLLVQHYQALELVPDDKGPLHDLLQKQPAVLGSLQMVSGLFSFAVGILFAVTQEMTQSLFTLFRVSLLSGALYIIAGCVSNLLFRYPELLPISFGVNCGCIVVAVVSSCLISVDLADWSLKNDQHLRMEVLELCVLGLEIFLSAVLCFWFAKERRAKSP encoded by the exons ATGGCCTGCGCCGATGTTGACATGAGCATCCATGGAGATGATGACCAGCCACGCAAAGCTGCGCACAGAGAGCCGCTGTTGGTGCAACATTACCAGGCTTTAGAGCTTGTGCCGGACGACAAAGGGCCGCTGCATGACCTTCTGCAGAAACAACCTGCTGTGTTGGGG TCTCTGCAGATGGTGAGCGGTCTCTTCAGTTTTGCAGTGGGAATTCTTTTTGCAGTAACCCAGGAGATGACACAGTCCCTCTTCACTCTGTTCAGAGTCTCCCTCCTGAGTGGAGCACTC TACATCATTGCTGGATGTGTTTCCAACCTGCTGTTCAGATATCCAGAATTGCTACCT ATATCCTTCGGGGTGAACTGTGGCTGCATTGTTGTAGCTGTAGTTTCATCTTGTCTGATAAGTGTCGACCTGGCTGACTGGTCTCTGAAAAATGATCAGCATTTGAGG ATGGAGGTGCTTGAACTTTGCGTGCTGGGGCTTGAGATTTTTCTCTCCGCAGTCCTCTGCTTCTGGTTCGCTAAAGAGAGACGTGCCAAATCACCATGA
- the LOC117266381 gene encoding uncharacterized protein LOC117266381: protein MKKTFVCDESMIITIPIGSLRDAREGQLMPEKFQCVYRDSYKVFVLKGKPKPLGAAQAIAGVFILTLGLIFTQTEDFTRFYTLPSAVFVVCGMLSYAAGQSPNMHVTKLSFSLNIVSFFWSIAAVCLCAVKFHVSLEDSPHSAEVHEGIKGLIMTLLVVEKLIAIVLIYWLSKAVCREHFNTLPIILLKQGD from the exons ATGAAGAAGACATTTGTTTGTGATGAATCAATGATCATCACCATTCCCATTGGGAGTCTGAGGGATGCCAGAGAGGGTCAACTGATGCCCGAGAAATTTCAGTGTGTGTACAGAGATTCCTACAAGGTCTTTGTTTTGAAGGGGAAACCCAAACCTCTTGGA gcaGCCCAGGCCATTGCTGGTGTGTTCATCCTCACTCTCGGTCTGATTTTCACTCAGACAGAAGACTTCACCAGGTTCTACACCCTACCCAGTGCTGTG TTTGTGGTCTGTGGTATGCTGTCCTATGCTGCTGGACAATCTCCAAACATGCATGTG ACAAAGCTGTCATTCTCTCTGAACATCGTCAGCTTCTTCTGGTCAATTGCAGCAGTTTGTCTCTGTGCAGTCAAGTTCCATGTTTCATTAGAAGATAGCCCGCACAGTGCTGAG GTCCATGAAGGAATCAAGGGACTGATTATGACTCTGCTGGTTGTTGAAAAGTTAATAGCCATTGTCTTGATCTACTGGCTGAGCAAAGCTGTATGCAGAGAACATTTCAACACTTTG CCCATCATACTGCTGAAACAGGGAGACTGA